In Mesoplodon densirostris isolate mMesDen1 chromosome 5, mMesDen1 primary haplotype, whole genome shotgun sequence, a single window of DNA contains:
- the CRYGS gene encoding gamma-crystallin S isoform X2 has protein sequence MYLSRCNSIRVEGGTWAVYERPNFAGYMYILPRGDYSEYQHWMGLNDRLSSCRAVHLSSGGQYKIQIFEKGDFNGQMYETTEDCPSIMEQFHMREVHSCKVLEGAWIFYELPNYRGRQYLLDKKEYRKPIDWGAASPAIQSFRRIVE, from the exons ATGTACTTGAGTCGCTGCAACTCCATTAGAGTGGAAGGAGGCACCTGGGCTGTGTATGAAAGGCCCAACTTTGCTGGGTACATGTACATCCTACCCCGGGGTGACTACTCCGAGTACCAGCACTGGATGGGCCTCAATGACCGCCTCAGCTCCTGCAGGGCTGTTCACCTG TCTAGTGGAGGCCAGTATAAGATTCAGATCTTTGAGAAAGGGGATTTTAATGGTCAGATGTATGAAACCACTGAAGATTGCCCTTCCATCATGGAGCAGTTTCACATGCGAGAGGTCCACTCCTGTAAGGTGCTGGAGGGTGCGTGGATCTTCTACGAGCTTCCCAACTACCGTGGCAGGCAGTACCTCCTGGACAAGAAGGAGTACCGGAAGCCCATCGACTGGGGTGCAGCTTCCCCAGCTATCCAGTCTTTCCGCCGCATCGTGGAGTGA
- the CRYGS gene encoding gamma-crystallin S isoform X1, producing MQDGAHVETKLGRCSCCLRDFGYSWISALGKPIYAPKMSKAGTKITFFEDKNFQGRHYDSDCDCADFHMYLSRCNSIRVEGGTWAVYERPNFAGYMYILPRGDYSEYQHWMGLNDRLSSCRAVHLSSGGQYKIQIFEKGDFNGQMYETTEDCPSIMEQFHMREVHSCKVLEGAWIFYELPNYRGRQYLLDKKEYRKPIDWGAASPAIQSFRRIVE from the exons ATGCAAGATGGTGCACATGTTGAAACTAAACTGGGAAGGTGCTCTTGCTGCTTAAGAGACTTTGg CTATTCCTGGATTTCAGCACTGGGGAAACCAATCTATGCACCAAAAATGTCTAAAGCTGGAACCAAG ATTACTTTCTTTGAAGACAAAAACTTTCAAGGCCGCCACTATGACAGCGATTGCGACTGTGCAGATTTCCACATGTACTTGAGTCGCTGCAACTCCATTAGAGTGGAAGGAGGCACCTGGGCTGTGTATGAAAGGCCCAACTTTGCTGGGTACATGTACATCCTACCCCGGGGTGACTACTCCGAGTACCAGCACTGGATGGGCCTCAATGACCGCCTCAGCTCCTGCAGGGCTGTTCACCTG TCTAGTGGAGGCCAGTATAAGATTCAGATCTTTGAGAAAGGGGATTTTAATGGTCAGATGTATGAAACCACTGAAGATTGCCCTTCCATCATGGAGCAGTTTCACATGCGAGAGGTCCACTCCTGTAAGGTGCTGGAGGGTGCGTGGATCTTCTACGAGCTTCCCAACTACCGTGGCAGGCAGTACCTCCTGGACAAGAAGGAGTACCGGAAGCCCATCGACTGGGGTGCAGCTTCCCCAGCTATCCAGTCTTTCCGCCGCATCGTGGAGTGA